One genomic region from Cyanobium usitatum str. Tous encodes:
- a CDS encoding sigma-70 family RNA polymerase sigma factor translates to MPTRFVLSGDHPLDGSHGRDLLRSYMRDISRVPLLSAEQEITLGRQVQQLVALEEVREELTLRAGGIAPNDQQLAVAADLAIDELQARIRDGRQAKERMVSANLRLVVSIAKNYTNSSFELADLIQEGTIGLVRGVEKFDPSRGYKFSTYAYWWIREGITQAIKNKSRTIRLPAPITASLSKLKRCQRELSQVLGRPPRLHELASAAGMSELDVEELMFRAVQPLSFDYTTAEGEAINLLDKVACDGVQPDQLALENCLKSNIRKLLDQLPEQEAQLLKMRYGIDQETALSLSAVARELGITRDTARGLERRAVASMRDLSEQVSDYLSA, encoded by the coding sequence ATGCCCACTCGCTTCGTTTTGAGCGGCGATCACCCCCTAGATGGCAGCCATGGCCGGGATTTGTTGCGCTCCTATATGCGCGACATCAGCAGGGTGCCGCTGCTGAGCGCTGAGCAGGAGATCACCCTTGGGCGCCAGGTTCAACAACTTGTCGCCCTCGAGGAGGTTCGCGAGGAGCTCACCTTGAGGGCTGGCGGGATTGCCCCTAATGACCAGCAGCTAGCTGTTGCTGCCGATCTAGCAATAGATGAGCTTCAAGCCCGGATCCGCGATGGCAGGCAGGCCAAGGAAAGAATGGTGTCGGCGAATCTGCGCTTGGTGGTGTCAATCGCCAAGAACTACACCAACAGCAGCTTTGAGCTGGCAGATCTGATCCAGGAGGGCACGATTGGGCTGGTGCGAGGCGTGGAAAAATTCGATCCCAGTCGTGGATATAAGTTTTCTACCTACGCCTACTGGTGGATTCGGGAGGGCATCACCCAGGCAATCAAGAACAAGAGCCGCACCATTCGCTTACCAGCACCAATCACGGCTTCCCTCAGCAAACTCAAACGCTGTCAGCGGGAGCTAAGCCAGGTACTAGGTCGTCCGCCCAGGCTGCATGAGCTGGCATCAGCCGCAGGCATGTCTGAACTGGACGTAGAGGAGCTGATGTTTCGAGCCGTGCAGCCCCTCAGTTTCGATTACACCACGGCCGAAGGGGAAGCCATTAATCTGCTTGACAAAGTAGCCTGCGACGGGGTACAGCCGGATCAACTGGCACTAGAGAATTGCCTCAAGAGCAATATTCGTAAGTTGCTGGATCAGCTACCCGAACAGGAAGCCCAATTACTCAAGATGCGTTACGGCATCGACCAGGAGACGGCTTTGAGCTTGTCAGCGGTGGCCCGCGAACTTGGTATCACCCGTGATACTGCCCGCGGGCTAGAGCGTCGGGCCGTTGCTTCCATGCGCGATTTATCAGAGCAGGTTTCCGACTACCTATCCGCCTAG
- the recG gene encoding ATP-dependent DNA helicase RecG yields MAAGHQPSPEPAELPGLEAWLRALQQALQVEADRGFIDLKGRQTCFSSFVVQQLQLRPANLPPEALQRLLDLTAGFQAYGELPLTRRQSLVRTARERLHALRQAQQPVLAVAPPRLRLLSNSAVADKGPNSANLNADTPLSEVRGVGPKTASRLAQLGLLLVRDLVYYYPRDYLDYANLARINGLKPGTTATIVATVRRSHAFASPRNPNLSILELHLVDCTGRIKVSRFFAGQRFSSPGWLQSQLRLFPVGATVAVSGLVKETPYGPAFQDPLMEVLESPQAPVRSETIGRLLPVYGLTEGLGADRLRQVVEAVIPLVNSWPDPLPEALRRSQKLMGRSEALTQIHGPSSQEQLQASRRRLVFDEFLLLQLGLAQRRRQLSQRPSPPLALPPGGDGLVQQFLTILPFGLTGAQQRVLAEIRADLARPQPMARLVQGDVGSGKTVVALASLLTAIEAGCQGALMAPTEVLAEQHYRKLAEWLPQLHVTSALLTGSTSAPRRRQLLQDLVNGQLQLLVGTHALLEDPVQFDRLGLVVVDEQHRFGVRQRNRLLAKGLQPHLLTMTATPIPRTLALSLHGDLDVSQIDELPPGRQPIRTSMIKGSQRQRGYELIREQVALGQRAYVVLPLVEESEKLELRSAVEVHRQLSEEEFPDLAVGLLHGRLSSAEKQAAIGAFASGQTQVLVSTTVVEVGVDVPEASVMVIEHAERFGLAQLHQLRGRVGRGAAASYCLLINDSSNVLARQRLEVLVRTSDGFEIAEMDMRLRGPGQVLGTRQSGLPDLALASLTEDGTVLEEARDVARMITAADPELQQHQGLAHALAEQRRRQMDQAARLN; encoded by the coding sequence GTGGCTGCAGGACATCAACCCAGTCCAGAGCCTGCCGAGCTGCCCGGACTAGAAGCCTGGCTGCGGGCTCTGCAGCAGGCCCTGCAGGTGGAGGCCGACCGGGGATTTATCGACCTAAAGGGCCGTCAAACCTGCTTCAGCAGCTTTGTGGTGCAGCAATTGCAGCTGCGGCCAGCCAATCTGCCTCCTGAAGCCCTGCAGCGCTTACTTGATCTAACAGCTGGTTTTCAGGCCTATGGCGAGCTGCCCCTAACCAGGCGTCAGAGCCTGGTGCGAACGGCTAGGGAAAGGCTGCATGCCCTGCGCCAGGCCCAGCAGCCAGTGCTGGCGGTGGCGCCACCCCGGCTGCGACTGCTATCAAACTCAGCAGTCGCCGACAAGGGCCCCAATTCCGCCAACCTCAACGCCGATACGCCCCTCTCGGAAGTGCGCGGGGTTGGGCCCAAAACCGCCAGCCGCTTAGCCCAGCTCGGCTTGCTGCTAGTGCGCGACCTAGTGTATTACTACCCGCGTGACTATCTCGACTACGCCAATCTCGCTCGCATCAACGGGCTCAAACCGGGAACCACCGCCACGATTGTGGCAACGGTGCGCCGCAGCCATGCCTTTGCTAGCCCACGCAATCCCAACCTTTCGATTCTCGAACTTCACCTAGTCGATTGCACTGGTCGGATCAAGGTGAGTCGCTTTTTTGCTGGGCAGCGCTTTTCCAGTCCTGGTTGGCTGCAATCCCAGCTACGACTGTTTCCAGTTGGAGCCACCGTTGCGGTCAGTGGCCTGGTCAAGGAAACCCCCTATGGGCCCGCGTTCCAGGACCCGTTGATGGAGGTGTTGGAGTCGCCCCAGGCACCGGTGCGCTCCGAAACGATCGGCAGGCTTCTGCCTGTTTACGGCCTCACTGAAGGATTGGGTGCAGACCGGCTGCGCCAGGTGGTGGAAGCCGTGATTCCCTTGGTGAATAGCTGGCCCGATCCCCTGCCTGAGGCCCTGCGCCGCAGCCAGAAGCTGATGGGCCGCTCTGAGGCGCTCACCCAGATCCATGGGCCCAGCAGCCAGGAGCAGCTGCAGGCAAGTCGTCGCCGCCTGGTTTTTGATGAGTTTTTGCTGCTGCAGTTGGGCCTGGCCCAAAGGCGCCGCCAACTGAGCCAGAGGCCATCGCCACCCCTGGCCTTGCCACCGGGTGGCGATGGCCTGGTGCAGCAATTTCTCACCATCCTGCCCTTTGGTCTTACCGGTGCCCAGCAACGGGTGCTAGCTGAGATCCGCGCCGATCTGGCCCGCCCCCAGCCCATGGCCCGCTTGGTGCAAGGAGATGTGGGCAGTGGCAAAACCGTGGTTGCCCTGGCGTCCCTACTCACTGCGATCGAGGCGGGCTGCCAGGGGGCCTTGATGGCGCCTACCGAGGTGCTGGCCGAACAGCACTACCGCAAGCTGGCGGAGTGGCTGCCCCAGCTACACGTCACTTCAGCTCTTCTCACTGGCTCCACCTCAGCCCCGCGACGGCGGCAGCTGCTGCAGGATTTAGTCAACGGTCAGCTGCAACTGCTGGTGGGCACCCACGCCCTGCTGGAGGACCCAGTGCAGTTCGATCGGCTTGGGTTGGTTGTGGTTGATGAACAGCACCGCTTCGGGGTGCGCCAGCGCAATCGCTTACTGGCTAAGGGGCTGCAGCCCCATCTGCTGACTATGACGGCAACGCCAATTCCTCGCACCCTGGCCCTGTCTCTTCATGGCGATCTGGATGTGAGCCAGATCGACGAATTACCCCCGGGACGCCAGCCAATCCGCACCAGCATGATCAAAGGCAGTCAGCGCCAGCGGGGCTATGAGCTGATCCGCGAGCAGGTGGCCCTTGGCCAGCGGGCCTATGTGGTGCTGCCGCTAGTGGAGGAGTCGGAGAAACTCGAGCTGCGCTCGGCTGTGGAGGTACACCGCCAATTGAGTGAGGAGGAGTTTCCGGATTTAGCCGTGGGGCTATTGCATGGCCGGTTAAGCAGCGCTGAGAAACAGGCCGCCATCGGCGCCTTCGCCAGCGGGCAAACCCAGGTGCTTGTAAGCACCACGGTGGTGGAGGTGGGTGTTGATGTGCCGGAGGCCAGTGTGATGGTGATTGAGCATGCTGAACGCTTCGGTCTTGCCCAGTTGCACCAGCTGCGGGGTCGAGTGGGGCGGGGAGCTGCCGCCTCCTACTGCCTGTTGATCAACGACAGCAGCAACGTGCTGGCCCGCCAGCGGTTGGAGGTGCTGGTGCGCACCAGCGATGGCTTTGAAATAGCCGAGATGGATATGCGTCTGCGGGGGCCAGGCCAGGTGCTGGGTACACGCCAGAGCGGCCTGCCTGATTTAGCCCTAGCGAGTCTCACCGAGGATGGAACTGTGCTCGAAGAAGCCCGCGACGTAGCCCGCATGATCACAGCTGCTGATCCAGAATTACAGCAGCATCAGGGGTTAGCCCATGCCCTGGCTGAGCAGCGTCGCCGCCAGATGGATCAAGCGGCTCGGCTTAACTAG
- the tsf gene encoding translation elongation factor Ts, producing the protein MAEISAKLVKELRDKTGAGMMDCKKALSECGGDATKATEWLRQKGIATAEKKAGRTAAEGAVGSYIHTGARVGVLVEVNCETDFVARGDVFQELLRNVAMQIAACPGVEYVSTDQIPSEISEREKSIEMGRDDLEGKPEQMKVKIVEGRIGKRLKELALLDQPFIKDSAVTVAEMVKQVAGKVGENIQVRRFTRFTLGEGIEVEKADFAAEVAAMSQTA; encoded by the coding sequence AAACCGGCGCAGGAATGATGGATTGCAAGAAGGCGCTCTCTGAATGTGGCGGTGATGCCACCAAAGCCACTGAATGGCTGCGCCAGAAGGGCATTGCAACCGCTGAGAAAAAGGCCGGACGCACCGCCGCTGAAGGTGCAGTGGGCAGTTACATCCACACCGGCGCTCGTGTGGGCGTGCTAGTGGAGGTCAACTGCGAAACCGACTTCGTTGCCCGTGGCGACGTTTTCCAGGAATTGCTGCGCAACGTGGCCATGCAGATCGCTGCCTGTCCTGGTGTGGAATACGTAAGTACTGACCAGATCCCTTCTGAGATTTCGGAGCGGGAAAAGTCCATCGAGATGGGTCGGGATGATCTCGAGGGCAAACCCGAGCAGATGAAGGTCAAGATCGTTGAGGGCCGAATTGGCAAGCGCCTCAAGGAACTAGCCCTGCTAGATCAGCCTTTCATTAAAGACAGTGCTGTCACCGTCGCGGAGATGGTGAAGCAGGTGGCCGGCAAGGTGGGTGAAAACATCCAGGTGCGTCGCTTCACCCGCTTCACCCTTGGTGAGGGCATCGAAGTGGAGAAAGCTGATTTCGCTGCCGAAGTGGCAGCCATGAGCCAGACGGCCTGA